In Deltaproteobacteria bacterium, a single genomic region encodes these proteins:
- a CDS encoding fibro-slime domain-containing protein gives MRTWWIVPITVIGAGACGGEDDLGRDTAGEVSSLGGISAGLSAAATGIGEAGTDGSTVGVDDATAGSDAEGGHEPVFDVGGATGTTGMPMECAGDQMLTAKVRDFQQSHPDFEYVIAVDPGIVQADLGADLKPVYAGMPTTPTTNGQGPFDQWYRDTPGVNMPIDVPLVLTQQPDGTYTFDDQAFFPIDGQGFGDEGTPHNFHLTLELHTEFVYQGGEIFSFTGDDDLFTFVNGKLAIDLGGVHGAMNGVIDLDAQAAALGITPGNVYALDFFFAERHTSESHFRIDTTIGCLTDVPVG, from the coding sequence ATGCGAACGTGGTGGATCGTGCCGATCACCGTGATCGGTGCCGGCGCATGCGGTGGTGAGGACGACCTCGGTCGCGACACCGCCGGCGAGGTCTCGTCGCTGGGCGGCATCAGTGCGGGGCTGAGCGCCGCCGCGACCGGGATCGGAGAGGCGGGCACCGACGGCAGCACCGTCGGTGTCGACGACGCGACCGCGGGTTCCGACGCCGAGGGCGGCCACGAGCCGGTGTTCGACGTCGGGGGAGCCACCGGCACCACCGGCATGCCGATGGAGTGCGCCGGCGATCAGATGCTCACCGCCAAGGTGCGCGACTTCCAGCAGTCACACCCGGACTTCGAGTACGTCATCGCGGTCGATCCGGGCATCGTGCAGGCGGACCTCGGCGCCGATCTGAAGCCGGTCTACGCGGGCATGCCGACCACGCCCACCACCAACGGTCAGGGCCCGTTCGACCAGTGGTACCGCGACACGCCTGGGGTCAACATGCCGATCGACGTGCCGCTGGTGCTCACGCAGCAACCCGACGGCACCTACACCTTCGACGATCAGGCGTTCTTTCCCATCGACGGCCAGGGCTTCGGCGACGAGGGCACCCCGCACAACTTCCACCTCACGCTCGAGCTGCACACCGAGTTCGTCTACCAGGGCGGCGAGATCTTCAGCTTCACGGGTGACGACGACCTCTTCACCTTCGTGAACGGGAAGCTCGCGATCGATCTCGGCGGCGTGCACGGGGCCATGAACGGCGTGATCGATCTCGACGCGCAGGCGGCCGCGCTCGGCATCACGCCCGGCAACGTGTACGCGCTCGACTTCTTCTTCGCGGAGCGCCACACCAGCGAGTCGCACTTCCGCATCGACACCACCATCGGATGCCTCACCGACGTGCCCGTCGGTTGA
- a CDS encoding lytic transglycosylase domain-containing protein: protein MDPWVERASTRFGVDADLVRAVIWVESRFQLRAKSPAGARGLMQLMPATASGLAQQLRWARANPYDPEFNITAGTYYLHALLERYHGDTMLALAAYNAGPGNVDAWRAQGLPPRSLEYVQLVLDAKARFEAVWHRNQAPAAAPQLVRAPSPRAPIVIPEAPSSRETAPDGTPIRYDLDRVESEYRPVVEDPPPPVTREAVVRPRARTPAPSVPEPDHSPDADAPALGIGVLPSVDE from the coding sequence ATGGATCCGTGGGTCGAGCGCGCCTCGACGCGCTTCGGCGTCGACGCCGATCTCGTCCGCGCGGTGATCTGGGTCGAGAGTCGCTTCCAGCTGCGCGCCAAGAGCCCCGCGGGTGCACGCGGCCTGATGCAGCTGATGCCCGCGACCGCGTCGGGCCTGGCCCAGCAGCTGCGATGGGCACGGGCCAATCCCTACGATCCCGAGTTCAACATCACCGCCGGCACCTACTACCTGCACGCGCTGCTCGAGCGCTACCACGGCGACACGATGCTGGCGTTGGCTGCATACAACGCCGGCCCCGGCAACGTCGATGCCTGGCGTGCGCAGGGGCTGCCGCCGCGCAGCCTCGAGTACGTGCAGCTGGTGCTCGACGCCAAGGCACGCTTCGAAGCGGTGTGGCACCGCAATCAGGCCCCCGCCGCCGCGCCGCAGCTGGTGCGTGCGCCGAGCCCCCGCGCGCCGATCGTGATCCCGGAAGCACCGAGCTCGCGCGAGACGGCGCCCGACGGCACGCCGATCCGCTACGACCTCGATCGCGTCGAGAGCGAGTATCGACCGGTCGTCGAGGATCCGCCGCCGCCGGTGACCCGCGAGGCCGTCGTGCGACCGCGCGCGCGCACGCCAGCGCCTTCGGTGCCCGAGCCCGACCATTCGCCAGACGCCGACGCGCCCGCGCTCGGCATCGGCGTGCTGCCATCGGTCGACGAGTAG
- the rplU gene encoding 50S ribosomal protein L21, with product MSNFDQAVVRTGGKQYRIEPGATVRVEKLAGDVGTKIELDDVLLVGRGADAQVGTPKVAGAKVVGTIVAHGKHPKVIVYKFRRRKNYRRKRGHRQHFTEIKIEAISA from the coding sequence ATGTCGAACTTCGATCAAGCCGTCGTACGCACCGGTGGCAAGCAGTACCGCATCGAGCCCGGCGCCACCGTGCGCGTGGAGAAGCTCGCGGGTGACGTCGGCACCAAGATCGAGCTCGACGACGTGCTGCTCGTGGGCCGCGGCGCCGATGCCCAAGTGGGCACGCCGAAGGTCGCGGGTGCCAAGGTCGTCGGCACCATCGTCGCCCACGGCAAGCACCCCAAGGTCATCGTCTACAAGTTCCGCCGCCGGAAGAACTACCGGCGCAAGCGCGGACATCGTCAGCACTTCACCGAGATCAAGATCGAGGCCATCTCGGCCTAG
- a CDS encoding TetR family transcriptional regulator: protein MASTAARTRVPSQDRAVRTRAALLDAARREFSERGYAAATAKSIAARAEVATGSFYQYFESKDAALLELARERLALVADRSLALLEAPRPAGGNEAALARRRMQAVVELVIEAHRDDPGLHAVLTERRHACRELDAITATGERALVARIAALLARWRVQGDREAIAFVLFGMLEGSVHAHVLGDPVVDDARFVAALVDALLRVAMPAVAPARAATERPRPRPGSPR, encoded by the coding sequence GTGGCTTCGACCGCCGCCCGCACCCGCGTGCCCTCGCAGGACCGCGCCGTCCGTACCCGCGCCGCGCTGCTCGACGCGGCGCGACGCGAGTTCTCGGAGCGCGGCTACGCGGCCGCCACCGCCAAGAGCATCGCCGCGCGGGCCGAGGTCGCGACCGGCAGCTTCTATCAGTACTTCGAGAGCAAGGACGCCGCGCTACTCGAGCTCGCCCGCGAGCGCCTGGCGCTCGTGGCCGATCGCAGCCTCGCGCTGCTCGAGGCGCCGCGCCCCGCCGGCGGCAACGAAGCCGCGCTCGCGCGACGTCGCATGCAGGCGGTGGTCGAGCTCGTGATCGAGGCCCACCGCGACGACCCCGGCCTGCACGCGGTGCTCACCGAGCGTCGCCACGCGTGTCGTGAGCTCGATGCGATCACCGCCACCGGCGAGCGCGCGCTGGTGGCCCGCATCGCGGCCTTGCTGGCGCGCTGGCGCGTGCAAGGCGATCGCGAGGCGATCGCGTTCGTGCTGTTCGGCATGCTCGAGGGCTCGGTGCACGCCCACGTGCTCGGCGATCCGGTGGTCGACGACGCGCGCTTCGTCGCCGCCTTGGTCGACGCACTGCTGCGCGTCGCGATGCCCGCGGTGGCCCCCGCACGGGCCGCGAC
- the rpmA gene encoding 50S ribosomal protein L27: MAHKKGQGSIKNGRDSKAQFRGVKKFGGQLVTPGNILVRQVGETVKAGPGVGRGKDFTLFALVEGHVRFYKRGRERTAFVAVDAAPAAAAE, from the coding sequence ATGGCACACAAAAAGGGACAAGGCTCGATCAAGAACGGCCGCGACAGCAAGGCGCAGTTTCGCGGCGTCAAGAAGTTCGGCGGCCAGCTCGTCACCCCGGGCAACATCTTGGTGCGGCAGGTCGGTGAGACCGTGAAGGCCGGCCCGGGCGTCGGTCGCGGCAAGGACTTCACGCTCTTCGCACTCGTCGAGGGGCACGTTCGTTTCTACAAGCGTGGTCGCGAGCGCACGGCGTTCGTGGCCGTCGACGCTGCGCCCGCTGCGGCCGCGGAGTGA